Proteins encoded together in one Catellatospora citrea window:
- a CDS encoding mechanosensitive ion channel family protein, with protein sequence MNPTVQVLLSALAYIGLKVLACAAILIIGWIIAKAIGSLVDKGLAKARFNHLAQRTGMDRWTGRYTPSGLVGKLVYYALLLFTFQLAFSVFGPNPISNLIDTVISWLPRLIVACVILVVAVAIANAVFDVITNALSHFSYGRAIGRIAQVVIIAFGAIAALNQIGVATTITMPVLVAILATIAGILIVGVGGGLIAPMRQRWERALNRVEEESTRVSEHLKTRAAEQRAAEAAGLTKDRGDTMVQPKYPGETPSDVKPSAKETADKLAEKATALRNDMKSRPEL encoded by the coding sequence GTGAATCCGACCGTGCAGGTCCTGCTCAGCGCGCTGGCGTACATCGGTCTCAAGGTGCTCGCCTGCGCCGCCATCCTGATCATCGGCTGGATCATCGCCAAGGCGATCGGCAGCCTGGTCGACAAGGGCCTGGCCAAGGCCAGGTTCAACCACCTGGCCCAGCGCACCGGCATGGACCGGTGGACCGGCCGCTACACACCCAGCGGCCTGGTGGGCAAGCTGGTCTACTACGCGCTGCTGCTGTTCACGTTCCAGCTCGCGTTCAGCGTGTTCGGGCCCAACCCCATCAGCAACCTGATCGACACCGTGATCAGCTGGCTGCCGCGGCTCATCGTGGCCTGCGTGATCCTGGTGGTCGCGGTCGCCATCGCCAACGCCGTGTTCGACGTCATCACCAACGCGCTGTCGCACTTCTCGTACGGCCGCGCCATCGGGCGCATCGCCCAGGTCGTGATCATCGCGTTCGGCGCGATCGCCGCGCTCAACCAGATCGGCGTGGCCACCACCATCACCATGCCGGTGCTGGTCGCCATCCTCGCCACGATCGCCGGCATCCTCATCGTCGGCGTCGGCGGCGGCCTCATCGCCCCGATGCGGCAGCGGTGGGAGCGCGCGCTGAACAGGGTCGAGGAGGAGAGCACGCGGGTCTCCGAACACCTCAAGACCCGCGCCGCCGAGCAGCGCGCCGCCGAGGCAGCCGGCCTCACCAAGGACCGCGGCGACACCATGGTCCAGCCCAAGTACCCCGGCGAGACCCCTTCGGACGTCAAGCCGTCCGCCAAGGAGACCGCCGACAAACTCGCCGAGAAGGCCACCGCCCTCCGCAACGACATGAAGTCCCGCCCCGAACTCTGA
- a CDS encoding FAD-dependent oxidoreductase, producing MRSAVVVGAGVGGLATAGALARTGWRVTLLERADRLRADPAALLLWPNAVAALRSLGLGAGLTAIGTRVPMGGLRRADGQWLAQPSPTASLAAPVVVHAEDLHDTFIAGLGDQIEIRTGITVRSMHARPGDRPAVGDGRHTWEADVIIAADGADSTLRARLAPQSIAVSSGYAAWRAVIPWYRAPKLPDDLVLAGETLSGGYRFLAASLGDRGSSGASSRGGIYWTATVAGAARPESKATQLTLLKRWFAGWHAPIGDLLAATEPDDLVQQDGRQLRPLPNELAFPVGTGGFALVGDAAHAMPHHLAQGAGLALEDAATLRSLLLPAIPGPACNAALAAYSAARRARAAQVVRQTQRVGAVLAPRGNLVTRARDRAFGALAPRVLDRAATVAADWQPPAA from the coding sequence ATGCGCAGCGCGGTGGTGGTCGGTGCGGGCGTCGGCGGCCTCGCCACGGCGGGCGCGCTCGCGCGCACCGGCTGGCGGGTCACCCTGCTGGAGCGGGCGGACCGGCTGCGGGCCGACCCCGCCGCGCTGCTGCTGTGGCCCAACGCCGTCGCCGCGCTGCGCTCCCTCGGCCTCGGTGCGGGGCTGACCGCCATCGGGACCAGGGTGCCGATGGGCGGCCTGCGCCGTGCCGACGGCCAGTGGCTGGCCCAGCCCTCGCCGACCGCGTCCCTGGCCGCGCCCGTCGTGGTGCACGCCGAGGACCTGCACGACACGTTCATCGCCGGGCTCGGCGACCAGATCGAGATCCGCACCGGCATCACCGTGCGCAGCATGCACGCGCGGCCCGGTGACCGGCCCGCGGTCGGCGACGGCCGGCACACCTGGGAAGCCGACGTCATCATCGCCGCCGACGGCGCCGACAGCACGCTGCGGGCCCGGCTCGCGCCGCAGTCGATCGCGGTCAGCTCCGGCTATGCCGCCTGGCGCGCGGTCATCCCCTGGTATCGCGCCCCGAAGCTGCCCGACGACCTGGTGCTGGCCGGGGAGACGCTGAGCGGCGGCTACCGCTTCCTGGCCGCCTCGCTCGGCGACCGGGGCAGCTCCGGCGCGTCCAGCCGGGGCGGCATCTACTGGACCGCCACCGTCGCGGGCGCGGCCCGGCCGGAGTCGAAGGCGACCCAGCTGACGCTGCTCAAGCGCTGGTTCGCGGGCTGGCACGCGCCGATCGGTGACCTGCTGGCCGCGACCGAGCCCGACGACCTGGTGCAGCAGGACGGCCGCCAGCTGCGCCCGCTGCCCAACGAGCTGGCCTTCCCGGTCGGCACGGGCGGGTTCGCGCTGGTCGGCGACGCCGCCCACGCGATGCCGCACCACCTCGCCCAGGGTGCCGGGCTGGCCCTGGAGGACGCGGCCACGCTGCGCTCCCTGCTGCTGCCGGCCATTCCCGGACCGGCCTGCAACGCCGCGCTCGCCGCCTACTCGGCCGCCCGCCGTGCCCGCGCGGCCCAGGTGGTCCGGCAGACCCAGCGCGTCGGCGCGGTGCTGGCCCCCCGCGGCAACCTGGTCACCCGGGCCCGGGACCGCGCCTTCGGCGCCCTGGCCCCCCGTGTCCTCGACCGCGCCGCCACCGTCGCCGCCGACTGGCAACCCCCCGCCGCCTGA
- the lgt gene encoding prolipoprotein diacylglyceryl transferase has product MNLASIPSPSTAVWQLGPVPLRAYALCIIAGIVLACIVTDRRMRSRGAPPWAVLDIAVWAVPFGIVGARIYHVITSPDAYFGAGGDLVKALYIWEGGLGIWGGVAGGAVGAWLACRQLGMSFSFVADCIAVGLPLAQAVGRLGNWFNNELYGGKTDLPWGLQVHVMSDTQPGQAMLGPDGEPELREGLYHPTFLYELVWNLGVAGVVYALDKRFKFGRGRAFALYVMLYTLGRGWIEAMRTDTATMIGGMRLNVWTSIIVFLGAAAYFFLRKGTQEFLIPDIDADGEPAKGFTSVTEAQYQAFLADGTRPDAAAAGDGDGDGDGDGDGTPRAVTDEFDDPSDEGSDLSAQKTTSTKD; this is encoded by the coding sequence GTGAACCTCGCCTCCATCCCGTCCCCGTCCACGGCGGTCTGGCAACTCGGACCCGTGCCGCTGCGGGCGTACGCGCTGTGCATCATCGCGGGCATCGTGCTCGCCTGCATCGTCACCGACCGGCGGATGCGCAGCCGGGGAGCCCCGCCGTGGGCCGTGCTCGACATCGCCGTGTGGGCGGTGCCGTTCGGCATCGTCGGCGCCCGGATCTACCACGTGATCACCTCGCCTGACGCATATTTCGGCGCGGGTGGTGACCTGGTCAAGGCGCTCTACATCTGGGAGGGCGGCCTCGGCATCTGGGGCGGCGTCGCGGGTGGCGCGGTCGGCGCCTGGCTGGCCTGCCGCCAGCTCGGCATGTCGTTCAGCTTCGTGGCCGACTGCATCGCCGTCGGCCTGCCGCTGGCGCAGGCCGTGGGCCGGCTCGGCAACTGGTTCAACAACGAGCTGTACGGCGGCAAGACCGACCTGCCGTGGGGCCTGCAGGTGCACGTCATGTCCGACACCCAGCCCGGCCAGGCCATGCTCGGCCCGGACGGCGAGCCGGAGCTGCGCGAGGGCCTCTACCACCCGACCTTCCTTTACGAACTGGTGTGGAACCTCGGCGTCGCGGGTGTGGTGTACGCGCTGGACAAGCGCTTCAAGTTCGGCCGCGGCCGCGCGTTCGCGCTCTACGTGATGCTGTACACGCTGGGCCGCGGCTGGATCGAGGCGATGCGCACCGACACCGCCACCATGATCGGCGGCATGCGCCTCAACGTCTGGACCTCGATCATCGTGTTCCTGGGCGCGGCGGCGTACTTCTTCCTCCGCAAGGGCACGCAGGAGTTCCTGATCCCCGACATCGACGCCGACGGCGAGCCCGCCAAGGGCTTCACCAGCGTCACCGAGGCGCAGTACCAGGCCTTCCTGGCCGACGGCACCCGCCCGGACGCCGCCGCCGCCGGTGACGGCGACGGTGACGGTGACGGCGACGGCGACGGCACGCCCCGGGCGGTGACGGACGAGTTCGACGACCCCTCCGACGAGGGTTCGGACCTGTCCGCGCAGAAGACCACCTCGACGAAGGACTGA
- the trpA gene encoding tryptophan synthase subunit alpha, whose product MSVSVAFEKARAEGRAALVGYLPAGFPSVAEGIGAVKAMIESGVDLVEIGLPYSDPVMDGPVIQRATEQALAGGVRTRDVLHTVEAVSGAGVPVLIMSYWNPVEKYGVDAFARDLAAAGGAGLITPDLIPDEAEEWLAASDAHKLDRIFLVSPSSTDERIAMTVAHCRGFVYATAVMGVTGARDSTSSAAPTLVARVKAAAGHLPVGVGLGVRSGAQAAEVGAYADGVIVGSALVSALAEGGLPALRTLTQDLRSGLTP is encoded by the coding sequence GTGAGCGTCAGCGTCGCTTTCGAGAAGGCGCGGGCCGAAGGCCGGGCGGCCCTGGTCGGTTACCTGCCCGCCGGGTTCCCGTCGGTGGCCGAGGGCATCGGCGCGGTCAAGGCCATGATCGAGTCCGGGGTCGACCTGGTGGAGATCGGCCTGCCGTACTCCGACCCGGTCATGGACGGCCCGGTCATCCAGCGGGCCACCGAGCAGGCGCTGGCCGGGGGAGTGCGTACCCGTGACGTGCTGCACACCGTGGAGGCCGTCTCCGGCGCCGGCGTTCCGGTGCTGATCATGAGCTACTGGAACCCCGTCGAGAAGTACGGCGTCGACGCGTTCGCCCGGGACCTGGCCGCGGCCGGCGGCGCCGGTCTGATCACCCCGGACCTGATCCCGGACGAGGCGGAGGAGTGGCTGGCCGCCTCCGACGCGCACAAGCTGGACCGGATCTTCCTGGTCTCCCCGTCGTCGACGGACGAGCGCATCGCGATGACCGTGGCGCACTGCCGCGGCTTCGTGTACGCCACCGCGGTCATGGGCGTCACCGGCGCCCGCGACAGCACCTCCAGCGCCGCCCCGACCCTGGTCGCGCGCGTCAAGGCCGCCGCGGGCCACCTGCCCGTCGGCGTCGGCCTCGGCGTCCGCAGCGGCGCCCAGGCCGCCGAGGTGGGCGCCTACGCCGACGGCGTCATCGTCGGCAGCGCCCTCGTCTCCGCCCTCGCCGAAGGCGGCCTCCCCGCCCTGCGCACCCTCACCCAAGACCTCCGCTCCGGCCTCACCCCCTAG
- the trpB gene encoding tryptophan synthase subunit beta — MLPDDRGHFGPYGGRFVPEALIAALDELDAHYRKAMADPEFTGEFERMLRDYAGTPSLLYDATHLSAHVGGARILLKREDLNHTGAHKVRNVLGQALLTKRMGKGRVIAETGAGQHGVASATAAAYLDLECVVYMGEVDTKRQALNVARMKMLGATVIPVTTGSRTLKDAINEALRDWVTNVDDTHYLLGTAAGPHPFPAMVRDFVRGIGVEARAQCLELTGALPDAVAACVGGGSNAIGMFHAFVPDESVRLYGFEAGGDGIETGRHAASITGGSHGVLHGSRSYLLQDEDGQTIESHSISAGLDYPSVGPEHAWLHDQGRARYQPVTDAEAMDAFALLCRTEGIIPAIESAHALAGALRVIPALREELGHEPTVIVNLSGRGDKDMHTAGEYFGLFDSGEVIG; from the coding sequence ATGTTGCCCGACGACAGGGGCCACTTCGGCCCGTACGGCGGCCGCTTCGTCCCGGAGGCGCTGATCGCGGCCCTGGACGAGCTGGACGCGCACTACCGCAAGGCGATGGCGGATCCCGAGTTCACCGGCGAATTCGAGCGGATGCTGCGCGACTACGCGGGCACCCCGTCCCTGCTGTACGACGCCACCCACCTGTCGGCCCACGTCGGCGGCGCGCGCATCCTGCTCAAGCGCGAGGACCTCAACCACACCGGCGCGCACAAGGTGCGCAACGTGCTCGGCCAGGCCCTGCTGACCAAGCGCATGGGCAAGGGCCGGGTCATCGCCGAGACCGGCGCGGGGCAGCACGGCGTCGCCAGCGCGACCGCCGCGGCATACCTCGACCTCGAGTGCGTGGTCTACATGGGCGAGGTCGACACCAAGCGGCAGGCGCTCAACGTGGCCCGGATGAAGATGCTCGGGGCCACGGTCATCCCGGTGACGACCGGCTCGCGCACCCTCAAGGACGCCATCAACGAGGCGCTGCGCGACTGGGTCACCAACGTCGACGACACGCACTACCTGCTCGGCACCGCGGCCGGGCCGCACCCGTTCCCGGCGATGGTGCGCGACTTCGTGCGCGGCATCGGCGTGGAGGCGCGGGCGCAGTGCCTGGAGCTGACCGGCGCGCTGCCGGACGCGGTCGCGGCCTGCGTGGGCGGCGGCTCCAACGCCATCGGCATGTTCCACGCCTTCGTGCCCGACGAGTCCGTGCGCCTTTACGGCTTCGAGGCGGGCGGCGACGGCATCGAGACCGGCCGGCACGCCGCCAGCATCACCGGCGGCAGCCACGGCGTGCTGCACGGTTCGCGGTCGTACCTGCTGCAGGACGAGGACGGCCAGACCATCGAGTCGCACTCGATCTCGGCGGGCCTGGACTACCCGTCGGTCGGCCCCGAGCACGCCTGGCTGCACGACCAGGGCCGGGCCCGCTACCAGCCCGTCACCGACGCCGAGGCGATGGACGCGTTCGCGCTGCTATGCCGCACCGAGGGCATCATCCCGGCGATCGAGAGCGCGCACGCGCTGGCCGGGGCGCTGCGGGTGATCCCGGCGCTGCGCGAGGAGCTGGGCCACGAGCCGACGGTCATCGTCAACCTGTCCGGCCGCGGCGACAAGGACATGCACACCGCGGGCGAGTACTTCGGCCTGTTCGACAGCGGGGAAGTGATCGGGTGA
- the trpC gene encoding indole-3-glycerol phosphate synthase TrpC — MEPGEPAPSASMRDSGGSVLDEIIAGVREDVEARQNQVSMDEIKKRAAAAAPPLDAYAALRRSGVGVIAEVKRSSPSKGALAEIPDPAELAAEYEAGGARAVSVLTEGRWFGGSLDDLAAVRARLTIPVLRKDFVCSAYQVHEARAYGADLVLLIVAALEQKVLTGLLDRIESLGMTPLVEVHTEEEADRALEAGARVIGVNARNLRTLEVDRSVFERIAPGLPNSVLKIAESGVRGPLDLIKYASAGADAVLVGEGLVTQKSPRDAVAELVNAGNHPATPRPTR, encoded by the coding sequence ATGGAGCCTGGCGAACCGGCCCCGAGCGCATCGATGCGAGACAGCGGCGGCAGCGTGCTCGACGAGATCATCGCGGGGGTCCGTGAGGACGTCGAGGCGCGCCAGAACCAGGTCTCCATGGACGAGATCAAGAAGCGCGCGGCGGCTGCTGCGCCACCCCTGGACGCGTACGCGGCACTGCGCCGCTCCGGCGTCGGTGTGATCGCCGAGGTCAAGCGCTCGTCGCCCTCCAAGGGCGCGCTGGCGGAGATCCCGGACCCGGCCGAGCTGGCCGCGGAGTACGAGGCCGGCGGCGCCCGCGCGGTCAGCGTGCTGACCGAGGGCCGCTGGTTCGGCGGTTCGCTGGACGACCTGGCCGCGGTCCGCGCCCGCCTGACGATCCCGGTGCTGCGCAAGGACTTCGTGTGCTCGGCCTACCAGGTGCACGAGGCGCGGGCGTACGGCGCCGACCTGGTGCTGCTGATCGTCGCGGCGCTGGAGCAGAAGGTGCTGACCGGCCTGCTCGACCGCATCGAGTCGCTGGGCATGACCCCGCTGGTCGAGGTGCACACCGAGGAGGAGGCCGACCGTGCCCTGGAGGCCGGCGCCCGCGTCATCGGCGTGAACGCCCGCAACCTGCGCACACTTGAGGTGGACCGGTCGGTGTTCGAGCGGATCGCGCCCGGCCTGCCCAACAGCGTTCTCAAGATCGCCGAGTCGGGGGTGCGGGGTCCGCTGGACCTGATCAAGTACGCCTCGGCGGGCGCCGACGCGGTGCTGGTCGGTGAGGGCCTGGTGACCCAGAAGAGCCCGCGCGACGCCGTCGCCGAGCTCGTCAACGCCGGCAACCACCCCGCGACGCCGCGGCCGACCCGCTGA
- a CDS encoding spermidine synthase codes for MKRVSDRALIVRVDTGTAELIPDPDLPDAWLLRLNGTAQSHVNLNDPTLIAFDYIRRFADVIDAVCPPGALDVLHLGGGAMTLPRCLSAMRPGSGQRVVELDRALADLVTTRLPLDDPDTEVIIADARAALEATDPASTDVIVADIFTGNKVPPHVSTVEFAQAAHRALRPGGWYLANIMDVAPLTVARRQAATLREAFSQVAVVADAALLRGRGTGNLLMVAGDDPEGIRKLTRRIAADPTRARVEHGPKLAEFIRSVAPKRDE; via the coding sequence ATGAAACGCGTGTCTGACCGGGCGCTGATCGTCCGCGTCGACACCGGCACCGCCGAGCTGATCCCCGACCCGGACCTGCCCGACGCGTGGCTGCTGCGGCTCAACGGCACCGCCCAGTCGCACGTCAACCTCAACGACCCGACGCTGATCGCGTTCGACTACATCCGCCGCTTCGCCGACGTCATCGACGCGGTCTGCCCACCCGGCGCACTGGACGTGCTGCACCTCGGCGGGGGAGCGATGACCCTGCCGCGCTGCCTGTCGGCGATGCGCCCCGGCAGCGGCCAGCGTGTCGTCGAACTCGACCGGGCCCTGGCTGACCTGGTCACCACCCGGCTGCCCCTCGACGACCCGGACACCGAGGTGATCATCGCCGACGCCCGCGCCGCCCTGGAAGCCACCGACCCCGCCTCCACGGACGTGATCGTCGCCGACATCTTCACCGGCAACAAGGTCCCCCCGCACGTCAGCACGGTCGAGTTCGCCCAGGCCGCGCACCGCGCGCTGCGCCCCGGCGGCTGGTACCTGGCCAACATCATGGACGTCGCCCCGCTGACCGTCGCCCGCCGCCAGGCCGCCACCCTGCGCGAGGCCTTCAGCCAGGTCGCCGTGGTCGCCGACGCCGCCCTCCTGCGCGGTCGCGGCACCGGCAACCTGCTGATGGTGGCCGGCGACGACCCCGAAGGCATCCGCAAACTCACCCGCCGCATCGCCGCCGACCCCACCCGCGCCCGCGTGGAACACGGCCCCAAGCTGGCCGAATTCATCCGCAGTGTCGCGCCGAAACGGGACGAATGA
- a CDS encoding Trp biosynthesis-associated membrane protein — protein sequence MIVIGVLAALVVLWFVPGGAVSWVRPALLALAAGVVAVWYWRRSGSHARRTAPAAPRAEDTRDVWDALDRGEDLTDETRV from the coding sequence ATGATCGTGATCGGGGTGCTCGCGGCGCTGGTGGTGCTGTGGTTCGTGCCCGGCGGCGCGGTGTCGTGGGTGCGTCCCGCGCTGCTCGCGCTCGCCGCGGGCGTGGTCGCGGTCTGGTACTGGCGGCGCTCCGGCAGCCACGCCCGGCGCACCGCGCCGGCCGCGCCGCGCGCCGAGGACACCCGTGACGTCTGGGACGCGCTCGACCGGGGCGAGGACCTCACCGATGAAACGCGTGTCTGA
- a CDS encoding anthranilate synthase component I, translated as MSSTTSSGAVSPDLAGFRARAARRRVVPVTRRLLADAETPVGVYRKVAGGPGTFLLESAEQGAGAAGTAWSRYSFIGVRSLATLTERGGQAHWLGSPPDGVPVKGDPVAVLRATVAALTGADDADADLPPLTGGLVGFLAYDLVRRFERLPQLADDDLHVPELGLFLATDLVVLDHYLGQAVVVANAVLPEQADDDQVAAAYHHAIGRLDAMTTALSRPTPPMISTVTAVRPTELVSRTPSGEFGKAVEVAKEAIRAGDCFQIVVSQRFETRTEADPLDIYRVLRATNPSPYMYLLRFDDFDIVGSSPEAHVKITKGDDGVRRALLHPIAGTRPRGETPEADAALAAELIADPKERSEHVMLVDLGRNDLGRFSRAGTVEVPEFATVERYSHVMHIVSTVVGELREDTSPLDALAATFPAGTLSGAPKVRAMEIIEELEPTRRGLYGGTVGYFGFGGDLDMAIAIRTALLRDGVAYVQAGAGVVADSDPALEELETQNKAMAVLAAIATAQTLQAAR; from the coding sequence ATGAGCAGCACGACGAGCAGCGGGGCGGTCAGCCCCGACCTGGCCGGGTTCCGGGCCCGGGCGGCGCGCCGCCGGGTGGTGCCGGTGACCCGCCGGCTGCTGGCCGACGCGGAGACGCCGGTCGGGGTGTACCGCAAGGTGGCCGGCGGCCCGGGAACCTTCCTGCTGGAGTCGGCCGAGCAGGGTGCGGGCGCGGCGGGCACGGCCTGGTCGCGCTACTCCTTCATCGGGGTGCGCAGCCTGGCGACGCTGACCGAGCGCGGCGGGCAGGCGCACTGGCTGGGCAGTCCGCCCGACGGGGTGCCGGTCAAGGGCGACCCGGTCGCCGTGCTGCGGGCCACGGTCGCCGCGCTGACCGGCGCGGACGACGCGGACGCGGACCTGCCGCCGCTGACCGGCGGCCTGGTCGGCTTCCTGGCGTACGACCTGGTGCGCCGCTTCGAGCGGCTGCCGCAGCTGGCCGACGACGACCTGCACGTGCCGGAGCTGGGCCTGTTCCTCGCCACCGACCTGGTGGTGCTGGACCACTACCTGGGCCAGGCCGTCGTGGTCGCCAACGCGGTGCTGCCCGAGCAGGCCGACGACGACCAGGTCGCGGCCGCCTACCATCACGCGATCGGCCGCCTGGACGCGATGACCACGGCGCTGTCCCGGCCCACTCCGCCGATGATCTCGACGGTGACCGCGGTGCGCCCGACGGAGCTGGTCTCGCGCACGCCGTCGGGCGAGTTCGGCAAGGCGGTGGAGGTCGCCAAGGAGGCGATCCGGGCGGGCGACTGCTTCCAGATCGTGGTGTCGCAGCGCTTCGAGACGCGCACCGAGGCCGACCCGCTCGACATCTACCGGGTGCTGCGGGCCACCAACCCCAGCCCGTACATGTACCTGCTGCGCTTCGACGACTTCGACATCGTCGGCTCGTCCCCCGAGGCCCACGTGAAGATCACCAAGGGCGACGACGGCGTACGCCGCGCCCTGCTCCACCCGATCGCGGGCACCCGGCCGCGGGGCGAGACCCCGGAGGCCGACGCCGCGCTGGCCGCCGAGCTGATCGCGGACCCGAAGGAGCGCTCCGAGCACGTCATGCTCGTCGACCTGGGCCGCAACGACCTGGGCCGGTTCTCGCGCGCGGGCACCGTGGAGGTGCCGGAGTTCGCCACGGTCGAGCGCTACAGCCACGTCATGCACATCGTCTCGACCGTCGTCGGCGAGCTGCGCGAGGACACCTCGCCGCTGGACGCGCTGGCCGCCACGTTCCCGGCGGGCACGCTGTCCGGGGCGCCGAAGGTGCGCGCCATGGAGATCATCGAGGAGCTGGAACCGACCCGGCGCGGCCTGTACGGCGGCACGGTCGGTTACTTCGGCTTCGGCGGCGACCTGGACATGGCGATCGCGATCCGCACCGCACTGCTGCGCGACGGCGTCGCGTACGTGCAGGCCGGAGCCGGGGTGGTGGCCGACTCGGACCCGGCCCTGGAGGAGCTGGAGACGCAGAACAAGGCGATGGCCGTGCTCGCCGCCATCGCCACCGCGCAGACCCTGCAGGCCGCCCGATGA
- the hisI gene encoding phosphoribosyl-AMP cyclohydrolase, giving the protein MSGTEQLDPAIAARLKRDRDGLVAAVVRQHDTGEVLMLAWMDDEALRRTLSTGRATYWSRSRGQYWVKGETSGHHQYVTSVALDCDGDALLVSVEQVGPACHTGTRTCFTDELPVAVVGEVAA; this is encoded by the coding sequence GTGTCAGGGACCGAGCAGCTGGATCCGGCGATCGCCGCCCGTTTGAAGCGTGACCGCGACGGGCTCGTCGCGGCCGTGGTGCGCCAGCACGACACCGGTGAGGTGCTGATGCTGGCCTGGATGGACGACGAGGCGCTGCGCCGCACGCTGTCCACGGGCCGGGCCACCTACTGGTCGCGCAGCCGCGGGCAGTACTGGGTGAAGGGCGAGACCTCCGGCCACCACCAGTACGTCACCTCCGTGGCGCTGGACTGCGACGGCGACGCGTTGCTGGTCAGCGTGGAACAGGTCGGCCCGGCGTGCCACACCGGCACCCGCACCTGCTTCACCGACGAGCTGCCGGTGGCCGTCGTGGGCGAGGTGGCGGCATGA
- a CDS encoding ABC transporter ATP-binding protein codes for MTSAIEVADLVVHRGARPVLHGLSCTIPEGSVTGLLGPSGSGKTTLMRAIVGVQVVRSGTVTVLGRPAGDAKLRSQIGYLTQAPSVYADLTVRENARYFAALYGLGQAEADAAVRDVGLAEAASQLVGNLSGGQRSRASLACAIVSKPKVLILDEPTVGQDPVLRDELWAQFRGLAESGSTLVVSSHVMDEANRCDRLLLIREGLLIADDTPAAVKASAGTEDLDQAFLTLIRRQGTGVPAPRATGETNEVAS; via the coding sequence ATGACATCCGCGATCGAGGTCGCCGACCTCGTCGTACACCGGGGAGCCAGGCCTGTGCTGCACGGCCTGAGCTGCACCATCCCGGAAGGCAGCGTGACCGGCCTGCTCGGCCCGTCCGGCAGTGGCAAGACCACGCTGATGCGCGCGATCGTGGGTGTCCAGGTGGTGCGTTCGGGCACGGTCACCGTGCTGGGCCGCCCGGCGGGCGACGCGAAGCTGCGCAGCCAGATCGGCTACCTCACGCAGGCCCCCAGCGTGTACGCCGACCTGACGGTGCGGGAGAACGCGCGCTACTTCGCCGCGCTCTACGGGCTCGGCCAGGCCGAGGCCGATGCGGCGGTGCGTGACGTGGGCCTGGCCGAGGCCGCGTCGCAGCTGGTCGGCAACCTGTCCGGCGGGCAGCGCAGCCGGGCCTCACTGGCCTGCGCGATCGTCAGCAAGCCGAAGGTGCTGATCCTCGACGAGCCCACCGTCGGGCAGGACCCGGTGCTGCGCGACGAGCTGTGGGCGCAGTTCCGCGGGCTCGCCGAGAGCGGCTCGACGCTGGTCGTGTCCAGCCACGTGATGGACGAGGCCAACCGCTGCGACCGGCTGCTGCTGATCCGCGAGGGCCTGCTCATCGCCGACGACACCCCCGCCGCGGTCAAGGCGTCCGCCGGCACGGAGGACCTCGACCAGGCCTTCCTCACCCTGATCCGGCGCCAGGGGACCGGCGTCCCCGCCCCGCGCGCCACCGGCGAGACGAACGAGGTCGCGTCATGA
- a CDS encoding ABC transporter permease, giving the protein MILLHTTGRILRQLRHDRRTVAMLVAVPTLLLTLLYFMYDSQPGVFDHIALIMLGVFPFIIMFLITSIAMLRERTTGTLERLLTTPLRKTDLLFGYGLAFGVAAAVQAGFATALAYLLLDLDTQGGAGYVVMIAVANAVLGMALGLLASAFAKTEFQAVQFMPVLAVPQLLLCGLFVPRGLMAGWLQAISDVLPLTYAVEALQEVGAHAEPTGTMWRDFGIVAGAVVVALVAAAGTLRRRTP; this is encoded by the coding sequence ATGATCCTGCTGCACACCACCGGCCGCATCCTGCGCCAGCTGCGCCACGACCGCCGCACCGTGGCGATGCTGGTGGCCGTGCCGACGCTGCTGCTGACGCTGCTCTACTTCATGTACGACAGCCAGCCCGGCGTCTTCGACCACATCGCACTGATCATGCTGGGCGTCTTCCCGTTCATCATCATGTTCCTGATCACCAGCATCGCCATGCTCCGCGAGCGCACCACCGGCACCCTGGAGCGGCTGCTCACCACCCCGCTGCGCAAGACCGACCTGCTGTTCGGGTACGGCCTCGCGTTCGGGGTGGCCGCGGCGGTGCAGGCGGGTTTCGCCACCGCGCTGGCCTACCTGCTGCTCGACCTGGACACCCAGGGCGGCGCGGGCTACGTCGTCATGATCGCCGTGGCGAACGCCGTGCTGGGCATGGCGCTGGGCCTGCTGGCCAGCGCGTTCGCCAAGACGGAGTTCCAGGCGGTGCAGTTCATGCCGGTGCTGGCGGTGCCGCAGCTGCTGCTGTGCGGGCTGTTCGTGCCGCGCGGCCTGATGGCGGGCTGGCTGCAGGCGATCAGCGACGTGCTGCCGCTGACGTACGCCGTCGAGGCGTTGCAGGAGGTCGGCGCCCACGCCGAGCCGACCGGAACCATGTGGCGTGACTTCGGCATCGTCGCGGGCGCGGTGGTGGTGGCGCTGGTCGCCGCGGCGGGCACGCTGCGCCGCCGCACCCCCTGA